Proteins encoded by one window of Actinocorallia herbida:
- a CDS encoding roadblock/LC7 domain-containing protein, giving the protein METLNWLLNDLTQRVDEIRSALVLSSDGLPLARSADLSAESAERLSATASAFQSLARGVGQDYGGGAVLQTVIEMESAFFFVTAAGRGACFAVLADADADVGLVAFEMTLMVKRVGPHLSVNPRLNPR; this is encoded by the coding sequence GTGGAAACGCTGAACTGGCTGCTGAACGACCTGACCCAGCGGGTCGACGAGATCAGAAGCGCCCTGGTGCTGTCCAGCGACGGCCTCCCGCTGGCACGGTCGGCCGACCTGAGCGCGGAGAGCGCGGAACGCCTCTCGGCGACGGCGTCGGCCTTCCAGAGCCTGGCGCGCGGCGTGGGCCAGGACTACGGCGGCGGCGCGGTGCTCCAGACGGTCATCGAGATGGAGTCGGCGTTCTTCTTCGTCACGGCCGCGGGCAGGGGCGCGTGCTTCGCCGTCCTCGCCGACGCCGACGCGGACGTCGGCCTCGTCGCGTTCGAGATGACGCTCATGGTCAAGCGCGTCGGCCCGCACCTCTCGGTGAACCCCCGGCTGAACCCCCGCTGA
- a CDS encoding DUF742 domain-containing protein produces the protein MDPPEEHWLEEDSGPIVRPFAVVQGRIPSTGDLFDLITVVRATGLAGDPSLLEPEHMAILRRCARPIPVVDLSYELNLPLGVMRVLLGDLRTQGLISTGAPPSRHGRPGNDLLREVISGLRRL, from the coding sequence ATGGATCCACCCGAGGAGCACTGGCTCGAAGAGGATTCCGGCCCTATCGTCCGGCCGTTCGCGGTCGTCCAGGGACGCATCCCGTCCACCGGCGACCTGTTCGACCTCATCACGGTCGTGCGCGCCACCGGTCTGGCGGGCGATCCCTCGCTGCTGGAGCCGGAGCACATGGCGATCCTGCGGAGGTGCGCGCGGCCGATCCCGGTGGTCGACCTGTCCTACGAGCTGAACCTCCCGCTGGGCGTGATGCGCGTTCTGCTCGGCGATCTCCGAACTCAGGGCCTGATCTCCACGGGCGCTCCGCCGTCCCGGCACGGCAGGCCCGGCAACGACCTACTCAGGGAGGTGATCAGTGGCCTACGGCGTCTCTGA
- a CDS encoding GTP-binding protein, translating into MAYGVSEPDDPVTLKIVVAGGFGVGKTTLVGAVSEIRPLRTEEDLSDLGTAVDDTSGVESKTTTTVALDFGRIRIREGLLLYLFGTPGQSRFWFMWDEIAIGAVGAVVLADTRRLTDCFSSIDYFEKRGLPFIVAVNCFDGAERYDPDTIAIALDLDPGTPVVLCDVRNRESVKEVLIKVIEHSMTR; encoded by the coding sequence GTGGCCTACGGCGTCTCTGAGCCCGACGACCCGGTCACGCTCAAGATCGTGGTCGCGGGCGGCTTCGGCGTCGGCAAGACGACCCTCGTCGGCGCGGTCAGCGAGATCCGTCCGCTGCGCACCGAAGAGGACCTGTCCGACCTCGGCACCGCCGTCGACGACACCTCGGGCGTCGAGTCCAAGACGACCACCACGGTCGCCCTGGACTTCGGCAGGATCCGGATCCGCGAAGGTCTGCTCCTCTACCTTTTCGGCACCCCGGGCCAGTCCCGGTTCTGGTTCATGTGGGACGAGATCGCCATCGGGGCCGTCGGCGCGGTCGTCCTCGCCGACACCCGGCGGCTCACCGACTGCTTCTCCTCGATCGACTACTTCGAGAAGCGCGGCCTGCCGTTCATCGTCGCCGTCAACTGCTTCGACGGCGCCGAGCGCTACGACCCCGACACCATCGCCATCGCCCTGGACCTCGACCCGGGCACGCCGGTCGTCCTCTGCGACGTCCGCAACCGCGAATCCGTCAAGGAGGTCCTGATCAAGGTGATCGAACACTCGATGACCCGTTAG